From one Enterobacter kobei genomic stretch:
- a CDS encoding virulence factor SrfB: MLVNLCDYKQSVTLIANSGVQFLDFGLTPLVSTHNGRFVRKTANGPLLRLDYDLVNERFTLPASNGGPAEVVKPETTLGLLGSLALLDGVWLPIPFLRFNPPRTFVEGPDNWARVQIRKLSEPDSNGHTHRVTLALDSQINDLSPAALAPIENDILNGTRFSLAWRDDEVADFLDQTWIDGWLREVFLQAIQHENRSERDIAQALRGFEYQAHWLNLMTLLGEQLSVPEVRIVTHTLSTPAIPVDLILDVGNTHTCGVIIEDHGDANDGLRQTAELQVRSLSEPQFLNEPLFTSRLEFSEARFGKQHFSVESGREDAFIWPSIVRVGDEARKLATGRLGTEGNSGISSPRRYLWDETPVLQDWRFSQMNSKSQREPLATAFPLMNLMNDDGQPLYTLPLDERLPVFSPQYSRSTLMTHMLCELLAQALGQINSVATRLRLGFPASPRQLRTIILTLPSAMPKQEREIFRRRMFEAIALVWKAMGWHPQDDDFASRKQQEKSVVPVPRIQMEWDEASCGQLVWLYNEAISHFAGQTETFFASLARPDRTVAPGEVAGRALRVASIDIGGGTTDMAITHYQLDDGTGSNVKITPQLLFREGFKVAGDDILLDVIQRCVLPALQTQLQKAGITDAAALLATLFGDSGRIDTQAVLRQQTTLQLFMPIGHAILAAWESSDVNDPLAGLHATFGELIKQPPTRNVLNYLKQAIDPALPQGAAEFDIFAVPLQVNFSELQSAMLAGQFTLTAPLHAVCEAISHYCCDVLLITGRPGCLPGVQALIRHLQPVPVNRMVWLDKYRVHEWYPFSQQGRIGNPKSTAAVGAMLCSLALDLRLPRFNFKAADIGAYSTVRYLGVLDNTVNTLRDENVWYHDIDLDKPGAKLDAKLHFPLRGNVTLGFRQLANARWPATPLYTLSINSPELAKAIAGDGVLNVRLQFTGGSKAHGPEAFTLSDAWLTDGTPVDADALTFKLNTLADRRHSGSHYWIDSGSVYLK; this comes from the coding sequence ATGCTGGTAAATCTTTGCGACTACAAACAGAGCGTGACGCTGATTGCCAACAGCGGCGTGCAATTTCTGGATTTCGGGCTGACGCCGCTGGTGTCGACCCACAATGGCCGCTTCGTGCGTAAAACCGCCAACGGCCCGCTGTTGCGTCTGGATTACGATCTGGTCAACGAGCGTTTCACCCTGCCCGCCAGCAACGGCGGCCCGGCAGAAGTGGTCAAACCGGAAACGACTCTCGGCCTGCTGGGTTCCCTCGCCCTGCTTGATGGCGTCTGGCTGCCGATCCCGTTTCTGCGTTTCAACCCACCGCGCACCTTTGTTGAAGGCCCGGATAACTGGGCGCGCGTGCAGATCCGCAAGCTCAGCGAGCCGGACAGCAACGGTCACACCCATCGCGTGACGCTGGCGCTCGACAGCCAGATTAACGATCTGTCCCCCGCCGCCCTTGCGCCTATTGAAAACGACATTCTGAACGGCACCCGTTTTTCACTGGCGTGGCGTGATGACGAAGTGGCGGATTTCCTCGATCAGACGTGGATCGACGGCTGGCTGCGGGAAGTTTTTTTGCAGGCTATTCAGCATGAAAACCGCAGCGAGCGCGATATTGCTCAGGCCCTGCGCGGCTTTGAGTATCAGGCGCACTGGCTGAATCTGATGACGCTGCTGGGCGAACAGCTCAGCGTGCCGGAAGTGAGGATCGTGACCCACACGCTCAGCACCCCGGCGATCCCGGTGGATTTAATTCTCGACGTCGGTAACACCCATACCTGCGGCGTGATCATCGAAGATCATGGCGATGCCAACGATGGCCTGCGCCAGACCGCCGAACTCCAGGTGCGCTCGCTGAGCGAACCGCAATTTTTAAACGAGCCGCTGTTCACCAGCCGCCTTGAGTTTTCCGAAGCGCGCTTTGGTAAACAGCATTTCTCGGTGGAAAGTGGCCGTGAAGATGCCTTTATCTGGCCGTCCATCGTGCGCGTGGGTGACGAAGCCCGCAAACTGGCGACGGGCCGTCTGGGCACCGAAGGCAACAGCGGTATCTCCAGCCCGCGCCGTTACCTGTGGGATGAAACCCCGGTGTTGCAGGACTGGCGCTTCAGTCAGATGAACAGCAAATCCCAGCGCGAACCGCTGGCAACCGCTTTCCCGTTGATGAACCTGATGAACGACGACGGCCAGCCGCTGTACACGCTGCCGCTGGACGAACGTCTGCCGGTGTTCTCGCCGCAGTACAGCCGCAGTACGCTGATGACGCACATGCTGTGCGAACTGCTGGCGCAGGCACTCGGCCAGATCAACAGCGTGGCGACACGTCTGCGTCTGGGCTTTCCCGCGTCGCCGCGACAGCTGCGCACCATTATTCTTACCCTGCCGTCGGCGATGCCGAAACAGGAGCGCGAGATCTTCCGTCGCCGCATGTTCGAGGCGATTGCGCTGGTCTGGAAAGCCATGGGCTGGCACCCGCAGGACGATGACTTCGCCAGCCGTAAGCAGCAGGAAAAAAGTGTCGTGCCCGTGCCGCGTATTCAGATGGAGTGGGACGAGGCCAGCTGTGGTCAGCTGGTGTGGCTGTATAACGAAGCCATTTCCCACTTTGCCGGACAGACCGAAACCTTTTTCGCCTCCCTCGCCCGCCCGGATCGCACGGTCGCGCCAGGGGAAGTCGCGGGACGCGCGTTACGCGTCGCATCCATTGATATCGGCGGTGGCACTACCGATATGGCCATCACCCACTATCAACTGGATGACGGTACCGGCAGCAATGTTAAAATCACGCCGCAGTTGCTGTTCCGCGAAGGCTTTAAAGTCGCCGGGGACGACATTCTGCTGGATGTGATCCAGCGCTGCGTGCTGCCAGCACTGCAAACGCAGCTGCAAAAAGCCGGTATTACTGACGCCGCCGCGCTGCTGGCGACGCTGTTTGGCGACTCCGGACGCATTGACACTCAGGCGGTGTTACGCCAGCAAACTACGCTGCAACTGTTCATGCCGATTGGTCATGCGATCCTGGCGGCCTGGGAATCCAGCGACGTCAACGATCCGCTGGCCGGTCTGCACGCCACCTTTGGCGAACTGATCAAACAGCCGCCGACGCGCAACGTGCTTAACTACCTGAAACAGGCCATCGATCCGGCACTGCCGCAGGGCGCGGCGGAATTTGATATTTTCGCCGTGCCGTTACAGGTCAATTTCAGTGAACTGCAAAGCGCGATGCTCGCCGGGCAATTTACCCTCACCGCCCCGCTGCATGCAGTGTGCGAAGCCATTTCCCACTACTGTTGCGACGTGCTGCTGATCACCGGACGTCCGGGCTGTCTGCCGGGCGTACAGGCGTTGATCCGCCATCTGCAACCGGTGCCGGTCAACCGTATGGTGTGGCTGGATAAATACCGCGTGCATGAGTGGTATCCGTTTAGCCAGCAGGGGCGCATTGGCAACCCGAAATCCACCGCAGCCGTCGGTGCGATGCTATGCAGCCTGGCGCTGGATCTACGTCTGCCGCGCTTTAATTTTAAGGCGGCGGATATTGGTGCCTACTCCACCGTGCGCTATCTGGGCGTGCTGGATAACACCGTAAATACCCTGCGCGATGAAAACGTCTGGTATCACGATATCGACCTCGACAAGCCCGGCGCGAAGCTCGATGCTAAACTGCATTTCCCGCTGCGCGGCAACGTTACGCTGGGTTTCCGTCAGCTGGCCAACGCCCGCTGGCCCGCGACGCCGCTCTATACGCTCAGCATCAACTCCCCGGAGCTGGCGAAAGCCATTGCCGGTGACGGCGTGCTGAATGTGCGCCTGCAATTTACCGGCGGCAGCAAAGCGCACGGGCCGGAAGCCTTCACCCTGAGCGATGCCTGGCTGACAGACGGCACGCCGGTGGATGCGGATGCGCTGACGTTTAAACTAAATACGCTGGCCGATCGCCGTCATAGCGGCAGCCATTACTGGATCGACAGCGGGAGTGTGTACCTGAAATGA
- a CDS encoding SrfA family protein, which produces MAKTLLRSGDLDDFQAVGGGGQAVFDSALQIREALRLRKQQAMVDCLAIPQVNDDGDRVDWYSPVDGHAVAWKAADEDARFRALRYLESTLDSAAALSRKSLQSNKTAQQLFGSLLEKALQFPGINHVFLVDGKPVITFWGFVNLNENARDDVLACLREEAIPEPVITLVEPPEPEETPVVNFSQADEPLIAPTPVIKTEEVAGAVYEKPQPAPPVTPPTAPEPEPAPAPVVAPVAKKRSAALWLLPVAAMVVAAVAAPMLLKQQATPETSLANTPTPVATPAPVITPASPAPQLTASLPLHQADVVAVKTPVVEEKKSEPAVIAAIPKDVLVMDAIQVKTGNTRFLNGTWRVTPEIKDHATGKAPTLRYQIQNNKGTARLVQAGNITCRADLFSGLHQTGELMIKSRSNARCSDGSRYPMPEITCTAGSNDVAQCTARYDGNTVVPVTFRKTGA; this is translated from the coding sequence GTGGCAAAAACACTCTTGCGCAGCGGCGATCTGGATGATTTTCAGGCAGTTGGCGGCGGCGGTCAGGCCGTATTTGATTCGGCACTGCAAATTCGTGAAGCATTACGCCTGCGCAAACAGCAGGCAATGGTGGACTGTCTGGCCATTCCGCAGGTCAACGACGACGGCGATCGCGTTGACTGGTATTCGCCGGTTGACGGCCACGCCGTCGCCTGGAAAGCCGCAGATGAAGACGCGCGCTTTCGCGCCCTGCGCTATCTGGAAAGCACCCTCGACAGTGCCGCCGCGCTGAGCCGTAAAAGCCTGCAATCAAACAAAACCGCGCAGCAGCTGTTTGGCTCACTGCTGGAAAAAGCGTTGCAGTTTCCCGGCATCAACCACGTTTTCCTGGTGGATGGCAAACCGGTTATCACCTTCTGGGGCTTCGTTAATCTGAACGAAAACGCCCGTGATGATGTGCTGGCTTGCCTGCGCGAGGAGGCGATCCCTGAGCCTGTCATTACACTGGTTGAACCGCCAGAGCCGGAAGAAACGCCGGTGGTGAATTTCAGCCAGGCCGACGAGCCGCTGATAGCGCCGACGCCGGTGATCAAAACCGAAGAAGTCGCCGGTGCGGTATACGAAAAACCACAGCCTGCGCCCCCGGTTACGCCGCCGACCGCCCCGGAACCAGAGCCTGCTCCTGCGCCTGTTGTCGCGCCGGTGGCGAAAAAACGCTCTGCCGCGCTGTGGCTGTTGCCCGTGGCGGCGATGGTCGTCGCGGCTGTCGCCGCCCCCATGCTACTCAAACAACAGGCAACGCCGGAAACATCGCTGGCTAACACCCCGACACCGGTTGCGACGCCTGCGCCAGTCATTACCCCAGCCAGCCCTGCGCCACAGCTTACCGCTTCTCTGCCGCTGCATCAGGCGGATGTCGTCGCCGTGAAAACCCCGGTTGTCGAAGAGAAGAAGAGCGAGCCTGCGGTGATCGCCGCGATCCCGAAAGATGTGCTGGTTATGGATGCCATCCAGGTGAAAACGGGTAATACCCGCTTCCTGAACGGCACCTGGCGCGTGACGCCGGAGATCAAAGATCACGCCACCGGCAAAGCGCCGACTCTGCGCTATCAGATCCAGAACAACAAAGGCACGGCCCGTCTGGTACAGGCTGGCAACATTACCTGCCGCGCCGATCTGTTCTCGGGTCTGCATCAGACCGGCGAGCTGATGATCAAAAGCCGCAGCAATGCACGTTGCAGCGATGGCTCCCGCTACCCGATGCCGGAAATTACCTGCACCGCGGGCAGTAATGACGTGGCGCAATGTACCGCACGCTATGACGGCAACACCGTGGTGCCGGTAACCTTCAGAAAAACAGGTGCCTGA